Within Bacteroidota bacterium, the genomic segment GGCAGGCGTTTATCTGGTTGCCCGTCTGAGTCCGCTGGTGAGTCTCTCTGCTGAACTGATGGGGATTATTGCGGTGATTGGTGCGTTAACGGCCATTTTTGCCGCCACCATTGGCCTGTTCCAGAATGATATCAAGAAAATTCTGGCCTACTCCACAGTGTCCCAACTGGGATATATGTTTCTGGCCGCCGGAGTCGGAGCATTCCCCATTGCCATTTTTCACGTGTTTACCCACGCCTTTTTCAAAGCCTGCCTCTTTCTTGGATCGGGATCGGTCATTCACGCCATGCACGATGAACAGGATATTACCCGGATGGGCGGACTGCGGAAATACCTGCCGCACACCTATATCACCTTTATGATTGCAACGCTCGCGCTGGCCGGATTCCCGCTGACGGCCGGATTTTTCTCGAAAGATGAAATTCTGGCCCGGGTGTTTGCATCAGGAAGTCCGGGACTGTATGCCGTCGCTCTGTTCGGAGCCCTGCTGACAGCCGTTTACATGATGCGTCTGACCAGCCTCACCTTTGGCGGATCTTACCGCGGATCGGTCAGCCATCCGCATGAATCACCGGCCCTGATGACCATTCCCTTATGGATCCTGGCAGCAGGTAGTCTGGTTGTGGGTTTTCTGGGCCTTCCGCCCGTCATTACCGATCATAACTGGATCTCTGCCTGGTTGGGTCCGTCCATGGTGGTGCAGGAAGTTCATCTGTCTCATGCCACCGAATGGATTCTCATCGGTGTCGGCTCACTGGTGGCCATCGGGGGTCTGCTGACCGGCTGGCTGGTTTATTCACGTAACCTGTCCTTCGCCGATCGGATGAAATCGACTTTCCCTGGACTCCATACCCTGATTGCCAATAAGTATTATGTGGATGAATGGTTAGATCGTCTGGTTGTTAAACCGTACACCATTCTGTCGGCTTCGGTTTGGGCAAAAGCAGAAGAACGGGTGCTGTATCCCGTCCTGACCCTGACTGCCCGTGTCTCGGGTTCGGTGGGAGAACTGGTCCGGTTTGTTCAGACCGGTTACATTCCCACCTATGTGGTTTATTTCATTCTCGGTGTGGCCGGCGTGATCGGTTACCTGGTTTACCTGTAAGGAGAGCCTTTTGCTGTGAGTCTCTATCCGTTATTTCTCATTGGAATTCCGCTGGCTGGTGCCGTTCTGCTTGCACTGCCGGTCTGGAAAAACCTGCATGTGGCCCGGGCAACGGGAGCCGCTGTTTCATCGGTTCTTTTCCTGGCCGTCATTGGGCTTCTGGCTCAGTTCGATGTGACCATTCC encodes:
- the nuoL gene encoding NADH-quinone oxidoreductase subunit L gives rise to the protein MDSSLFYLVILTPLAGFLINGALGLFNVAGWRSDSRKSLVGWLGSIAVLIPFLVLLSIFMGMSAGEVAIVKYYDWFTAGPLSVPVAYQIDSLSVLMGLMVTGVGFLIHVYSIGYMHHDEGFWRFFTYLNLFIFSMLNLVFADNLVLLFLGWEGVGLCSYLLIGFWYQHAFANDAAIKAFVMNRIGDLAFLIGMFLLFSEIGSLQFTSINDWARSVGAMNTETVFWAGLFLFIGATGKSAQIPLYTWLPDAMAGPTPVSALIHAATMVTAGVYLVARLSPLVSLSAELMGIIAVIGALTAIFAATIGLFQNDIKKILAYSTVSQLGYMFLAAGVGAFPIAIFHVFTHAFFKACLFLGSGSVIHAMHDEQDITRMGGLRKYLPHTYITFMIATLALAGFPLTAGFFSKDEILARVFASGSPGLYAVALFGALLTAVYMMRLTSLTFGGSYRGSVSHPHESPALMTIPLWILAAGSLVVGFLGLPPVITDHNWISAWLGPSMVVQEVHLSHATEWILIGVGSLVAIGGLLTGWLVYSRNLSFADRMKSTFPGLHTLIANKYYVDEWLDRLVVKPYTILSASVWAKAEERVLYPVLTLTARVSGSVGELVRFVQTGYIPTYVVYFILGVAGVIGYLVYL